Genomic DNA from Thermobifida alba:
GACGGCGGCATCCGGTCGGGGGCGGACGTCGCCGTCGCCCTGGCCCTGGGCGCCCGCGCCTGCCTCGTCGGCCGCCCGGCGGTCTACGGACTCGCGGGCGGGGGCGCCGACGGCGTGGCCGAGGTGCTGCGCATCCTCCGGGAGGAACTGGTCCGAAACCTGACCATGATGGGGGTCGCCGCCTCCGCGGACCTGGCCCCCCACCACCTGACGCCCGCGCCGCGCTGACCGCTGCCGCAACGGCGGCCTCCCGGCGGCGAACCGGTCCCGCCGTCCCGCCCCGCGGCCCGCCGCCGGGCAGGCCACCCAGCCGGCAGGCGGGGCCCCTCGGCGGCTCCTCCCGCAGCGCCGCTCCGTCCGGACGCCGGCGGCACCGGTCACGTCCCCGGCGGAGACCTCCGGGACCCACCGAGGGGACGGCGCCCTGCCCGGCACGGCGCCGTCCCCTTTCGGGGACGCCTACTCCTCCACGATGCGCGCGATGGTCTCCCCTTGCGACAGCATCCGCTCGTCCGGCACCGCGAACTCGGCGAGCGTGCCCGAAGAGACCGACTTGACCTCGGTGAACTGCTTGGCCGTCTCGATCACCCCGATGGTCTGCCCGGCCTCGACGCGCTGCCCCTCCTCGACGAAGGGCGGCTGGTCGGGACGGGGACGCCGGTAGAAGTGCCCGGAGACGGGGGACGCGATCACACGTGTGCTGGCCATGCCTGCTCCTCGAAGGGTCGGTGGTCGGACGCCGACCCGCTACCCCGGCCGTCCCGTCCGCGACACCACGGGCCGTAAAGCCCCGCCCAACCGCTCGCCGGGCCGCACCGCGCACCGGCGTCCGCGGCGGAGTCCGCTTCCGCTGTCGGGGCCGCCGGTGTCACGGAACCTCCCGGTGCGCCGGCACGGTGTACCTTTGCCCCAGGTGTGGCCCCAGGGGAAGGTTGCGTGGTGGCGGAGCGGACGGTCATCGACGACCGGTACGAACTGGAACCGGTGCCGATCGGCGAGGGCGGCATGGGGGAGGTCTACCGCGCCTACGACCGCAGATTGGACCGCAGGGTCGCCGTCAAGATCATCCGGTTCCCGTTCGGTCAGCACGACGAGACGCTGGTCAAACGCTTCCTGCACGAGTCGCGCGTCATGGCCCGCCTGGAGCACCCGGGGACGCCCGCCATCCACGACGTCGGCGTCTTCGACGATCCGCGTGTCGGCTCCCGCCCGTTCATGGTGATGCAGTTCGTCGAGGGCATCGCGCTGGACTACATCGTCGACGAGCACGAGGACATCCCCCTCGCCTGGGTGGCCTCCGCCGCCGCGCAGGTCGCCGCGGTCCTGGCCGCCGCGCACGGACGCGGCATCCTGCACCGCGACCTCAAACCGTCCAACCTCATGCTCTGCCGGGACGGCACGGTCAAGGTCCTGGACTTCGGGTTGGCCATGTTCCACGACCCGGAGCTGTCCCGGCTCACCCGCACCGGAACGCTTCTGGGCACCCCCTCCTACATGTCCCCGGAGCAGGTCCGCGGCGCGTCGGTGGGGCCGCAGAGCGACCTGTACACGCTCGGACTGGTCATGCACGAACTGCTCACCGGGCAGCGGCTGTTCGACGGGCGCACCGAGTACGAGGTCTTCGACCGGCAGGTCAACGAGCCCGCCCCGGCGGTGCGCGAGGTGCGGCCGGACGTGCCCGAGGAGGTGGACCGGCTGGTCCTGCGGCTGCTGCAGAAGCGGGCCGAGGACCGTCCCGCCGAGGCCGCCGAGGTCTGCCGCGCCCTGCTGCCGTTCGCGCGGGGCGCCGACTTCCTGCCGGGCACGGTCGTTCCGGAACCCGACCCGGTGCGGATGTACGCGGCGGTGGTGGGCCGCATGGCCGACGCGGTGGAGACGGGCGCCGCCGCGCGGACCGACGGGACGGCCGTGCGGGGCAGCGGCGGCACGGGGGAGCAGAACCGGACCTCGCACCTGCGCGACAGGACCGCTCAGGCCCGTGAGGAGGCTGCCGCGCTGGTGCGGCAGGCGCGCCACCGCCAGGCGGCGGACCTGCTGGAGAGCGTGCTCGGGCAGGCCGAGGAAGTGCTGGGCTCCCGGCACCCGGACGTGCTCGCACTCCGCACCGAACTGG
This window encodes:
- a CDS encoding acetyl-CoA carboxylase; protein product: MASTRVIASPVSGHFYRRPRPDQPPFVEEGQRVEAGQTIGVIETAKQFTEVKSVSSGTLAEFAVPDERMLSQGETIARIVEE
- a CDS encoding serine/threonine-protein kinase, which translates into the protein MAERTVIDDRYELEPVPIGEGGMGEVYRAYDRRLDRRVAVKIIRFPFGQHDETLVKRFLHESRVMARLEHPGTPAIHDVGVFDDPRVGSRPFMVMQFVEGIALDYIVDEHEDIPLAWVASAAAQVAAVLAAAHGRGILHRDLKPSNLMLCRDGTVKVLDFGLAMFHDPELSRLTRTGTLLGTPSYMSPEQVRGASVGPQSDLYTLGLVMHELLTGQRLFDGRTEYEVFDRQVNEPAPAVREVRPDVPEEVDRLVLRLLQKRAEDRPAEAAEVCRALLPFARGADFLPGTVVPEPDPVRMYAAVVGRMADAVETGAAARTDGTAVRGSGGTGEQNRTSHLRDRTAQAREEAAALVRQARHRQAADLLESVLGQAEEVLGSRHPDVLALRTELAEALFADSDYRRAAPVFRALHQDLALVHGHSDDRVLHCRRREATCQALMGQTAEALRLLRRLLADQWALHGPDDQRTLELRRQVGLLELGAGDTEGARRTLSELLEDLERRHGPEHPDTVRVRESLQRLRV